Proteins from one Podospora pseudoanserina strain CBS 124.78 chromosome 1, whole genome shotgun sequence genomic window:
- a CDS encoding hypothetical protein (COG:L; EggNog:ENOG503P0BG), with amino-acid sequence MTTVHHPSHPSIPIILPDGLTEDQLLNFRPFTSWLSTLTTSLTSQSTTPSHPFSPNPYTLRSVKIQSFDLFGPRVGFLKLVADVKNDKNETLPGAVFLRGPSVAMLVMLIPDDGKDEEERYVLLTVQPRVAAGSLEFVELPAGMVDEEGEFVGTAAREIEEELGIRIEERELRNLSEMALGEEGGGEGLGRGVYPSPGACDEFIPIFMHERRVPRDTLKEWEGKLTGLREHGEKITLRLVKMGDLWRVGGRDGKTLAAVALWEELRREGRV; translated from the exons ATGACCAccgtccaccacccctcccacccgtccatccccatcatcctccccgacGGTCTCACAGAAGACCAACTCCTCAATTTCCGTCCCTTTACC TCCTGGCTATCAACCCTGACCACCTCTctcacctcccaatccaccaccccctcccaccccttctcccccaatCCATACACCCTCCGCTCTGTCAAAATCCAATCATTCGACCTATTCGGCCCCAGAGTCGGCTTCCTCAAGCTCGTAGCCGATGTCAAAAACGATAAAAACGAGACGCTCCCCGGCGCGGTGTTTCTAAGAGGACCATCGGTGGCTATGCTTGTGATGCTCATACCCGATGATGGtaaggatgaggaggagaggtacGTTTTGCTGACGGTACAGCCGAGGGTTGCGGCGGGGAGTCTGGAGTTTGTGGAGTTGCCTgcggggatggtggatgaggagggggagtttgtggggacggcggcgagggagattgaggaggagttggggattAGGATTGAGGAACGGGAGTTGAGGAATCTGAGTGAGAtggcgttgggggaggagggagggggggaggggttgggaaggggggtgtaCCCTAGTCCGGGGGCGTGTGATGAGTTTATACCTATTTTTATGCATGAGAGGCGGGTACCGAGAGATACGTtgaaggagtgggaggggaagttgacggggttgagggagcaTGGGGAGAAGATTActttgaggttggtgaagatgggcGATTTGTGGAGGGTGGGCGGGAGGGACGGGAAGacgttggctgctgtggcgctgtgggaggagttgaggagggaggggagggtgtag
- a CDS encoding hypothetical protein (EggNog:ENOG503PCH2; COG:S), translating to MAPNDDDDRASIATTEETPLLAGSPRPSSPRPNQHEHDSQHGQPALTATTSKNDQLRNRIRPRVLILVFVILFLIELGVGITVAPNSAIMESIICRQHYPRLPLSSDHPIRQFAGGVALIDDPICKSPDVQSELAMLRGWAQTFECIPGLIGAVPYGILSDRWGRRPVLALSLLGCLLSVAFMYLVFYFSDVVPLWWFWWSSVFELIGGGGTVLVAMLYTFVADVVPVDGRATVFLQLNALFLGSQMLAGPLGGAMMVNDPWVPLWASLIIIGGANLLVLFLPETLHLHDKKNAAAASEDDMDDERSGLQKLLYKTKTGLEEVWEFILGNKSVGLLILSMTFVILGRFVGEILLQYATERYHWSWSRASYQLVIRNAFSMFTLLVLMPFASWFCLQHLGMSAVEKDIWLGRWSGVTAVAGCLIIAGATNGVLFSVGLIWFALGSGITSVIRSLLNSLVEEHHVGTVNTLVGFMENVGMMAAGPLLAKSLSLGLELGGLWVGLPLITAGMFIATSTAILWIFRLPRRPSLVDLRA from the exons ATGGCACCcaacgacgatgacgacagAGCGAGCATCGCAACAACAGAGGAAACCCCCCTCCTAGCCGGCTCACCAAGACCGTCATCACCTCGCCCCAACCAACATGAACATGATAGCCAACACGGCCAACCAGCTCTTACTGCTACCACTTCCAAGAACGACCAACTTCGAAACCGTATCCGGCCCCGCGTTCTGATTCTTGTGTTTGTCATACTCTTTTTGATCGAGTTGGGTGTTGGCATCACAGTCGCCCCTAACAGCGCCATCATGGAATCTATCATTTGCCGGCAGCACTACCCCAGGCTGCCGCTTTCCTCGGACCATCCAATACGGCAGTTTGCAGGGGGGGTGGCGCTGATAGATGACCCTATTTGCAAGTCACCGGATGTGCAGTCCGAGCTGGCCATGTTGAGAGGGTGGGCGCAGACGTTTGAGTGTATTCCTGGTCTTATCGGGGCGGTGCCATATGGGATATTGTCGGACAGATGGGGCCGGAGGCCGGTGCTGGCGTTGAGTTTGCTTGGCTGTTTGCTGTCGGTGGCGTTTATGTATTTGGTTT TTTACTTCTCGGATGTGGTGCCGCTGTGGTGGTTCTGGTGGTCGTCGGTGTTTGAGCT TattggcggtggcggcacCGTTCTGGTGGCTATGCTTTATACTTTTGTGGCAGACGTTGTCCCCGTTGACGGGCGCGCAACAGTTTTCCTGCAGCTAAACGCCCTGTTTTTGGGCTCGCAGATGCTCGCCGGTCCGCTGGGGGGCGCCATGATGGTGAATGACCCGTGGGTTCCACTATGGGCATCCTTGATCATTATAGGGGGTGCGAACTTGCTCGTTCTCTTTTTGCCAGAGACGCTACACCTTCACGACAAGAAGAACGCGGCAGCCGCTTCAGAAGACGACATGGACGACGAGAGGTCAGGGTTGCAAAAGCTCTTATACAAGACAAAGACTGGGTTGGAAGAAGTCTGGGAGTTCATTCTTGGAAACAAGAGCGTAGGTTTGTTGATCTTGTCTATGACTTTTGTTATTCTTGGTCGGTTCGTGGGCGAGATCTTGCTACAGTACGCCACAGAGAGGTATCACTGGAGTTGGAGCAGAGCGTCATATCAGCTCGTGATACGGAATGCCTTCAGCATGTTCACGCTGCTGGTTCTGATGCCTTTTGCCAGCTGGTTTTGCCTTCAGCACCTGGGAATGTCGGCAGTGGAGAAGGACATCTGGTTGGGCCGATGGTCTGGTGTCACGGCGGTGGCGGGCTGTCTGATCATTGCTGGAGCGACCAACGGGGTGCTTTTCTCTGTGGGACTGATCTGGTTTGCGCTTGGCTCAGGGATCACGTCCGTGATTCGGTCTCTCCTCAAcagcttggtggaggagcaccATGTTGGTACCGTCAACACTTTGGTAGGCTTCATGGAGAACGTCGGGATGATGGCAGCTGGCCCTCTTCTGGCTAAGAGCCTCAGCCTTGGACTCGAATTGGGAGGCCTTTGGGTCGGTCTCCCACTCATCACGGCTGGAATGTTCATCGCGACTTCTACGGCGATTCTGTGGATCTTTCGGTTACCGAGACGGCCATCGTTGGTGGATCTGAGAGCTTAG
- a CDS encoding hypothetical protein (EggNog:ENOG503NY2M; COG:U): MAPISTPGSRAQSPVSDRSGHSHQNNNNNNNNNNNNNNNTNNNDDDDEEEDPGASSARLEHEDGAKDNDVVVTPKVESHQTEDDPALDGSGNAGIATTDIPTTTLPSPAIPTSDDLPGSLSAPTFTTFVSRDSHRTTTAGPAKMFFLVSLAKFAAFTDAFLTGLLVPLVPTIIEEKTHVPPAQIQVWIAVFLAAAGGTAAVVSPLMPFVTRQGPLTWVILLAGLAFAGASFALIQTATSLQMLIAARALQGVSSAATTGACSGMLATAVAINYQAPTLSWVSPAFIQGLALTGAPALSGFLYTQHKGPEAVFYLAYALITFTFLLTMIAAMITPKIEIGLAVTDIDYGAEPTSATEPRGYGTMSPELHRATPAIASRMRSSRSRSPHSVSSVMSSRSSASTILSEPSTWSFRLLVAVYGYFVLSLLTTALATVLPLRIMQKFGWTELGAGLMFVWLSAPAAVVGVLAGAFTARIPGSARWLTSIGFLASVPGILSLVSATGQTTEDNHGILTNPLLLTLAAISFAIGLCGDPLIKEITNVVGPTAVNDPSSAAAQASSLPNIAAAWGGLVGPLFAGAITWVWGFQILVQSLALVAATTGLLSVIFVQGWPGSSDVDMGRHRAQPATDEETAPLLVNDHQVAEFYPAGRPGILSKGKKNRPFAETPGSPSGRKNRTHRRHFSVDNSSITTITGAGSVETTGGQVRQVRFQASLEDSPDGLGTNQPPTRENSNQSNPERRYVMREAPHAPTTDPLLAAGSRYVIDEERSVAAGTERPKRHVVVFAEGTAPPELLARHRHHTVAINALDGTTQIVSNSTDSNHAVSVTEDSGEDAEFSEATSTRYVVVVVDEGEDESR, encoded by the exons ATGGCTCCAATATCTACACCGGGCAGCCGAGCCCAGAGCCCGGTCTCAGACCGCTCAGGCCATagccaccaaaacaacaacaacaacaacaacaacaacaacaacaacaacaacaacaccaacaacaacgacgacgacgacgaggaggaggacccaGGTGCTTCTTCCGCGCGACTGGAACATGAGGACGGGGCCAAGGACAACGACGTGGTGGTAACGCCGAAAGTTGAATCTCATCAGACAGAAGATGACCCTGCTCTGGACGGGTCTGGCAATGCGGGCATTGCCACCACCGATATACCCACTACAACACTGCCTTCACCAGCCATTCCCACATCAGACGACCTCCCAGGTTCCCTCTCCGCGCCGACATTTACAACATTTGTCTCGCGAGATTCGCACAGAACAACCACCGCTGGTCCAGCAAAAATGTTCTTTCTCGTTTCCCTGGCAAAATTTGCCGCTTTTACAGATGCCTTCCTCACGGGATTA CTTGTTCCGTTGGTTCCTACCATTATTGAAGAGAAGACACATGTCCCACCAGCACAAA TCCAAGTGTGGATTGCTGTGTTTCTCGCTGCAGCTGGCGGAACAGCTGCTGTGGTATCCC CCTTGATGCCCTTCGTAACTCGGCAAGGGCCTTTGACCTGGGTCATTCTACTCGCAGGACTCGCATTTGCAGGAGCCTCGTTTGCGCTGATTCAGACTGCAACCAGCCTCCAGATGCTGATTGCCGCTCGAGCTCTCCAGGGTGTTTCTTCCGCGGCAACGACTGGTGCATGTTCTGGCATGTTGGCAACAGCAGTTGCCATCAATTACCAGGCACCAACTTTATCTTGGGTTTCACCTGCCTTCATTCAGGGGCTGGCCTTGACCGGAGCACCTGCGCTCTCCGGTTTTCTCTACACGCAGCACAAGGGTCCAGAAGCCGTCTTCTACCTTGCGTATGCtctcatcaccttcacctTTTTGCTGACAATGATCGCTGCCATGATCACTCCCAAGATTGAAATCGGCCTTGCAGTCACCGACATCGACTACGGTGCAGAACCTACTTCCGCAACAGAACCTCGCGGCTACGGCACCATGAGTCCTGAACTCCATAGGGCCACGCCCGCTATTGCTAGCAGAATGCGTTCATCGAGATCGAGATCCCCACATTCGGTATCCTCCGTAATGTCGAGTAGAAGTAGCGCTTCTACTATCCTTTCAGAGCCATCCACCTGGAGCTTTCGCCTCTTGGTGGCTGTGTATGGCTACTTTGTCCTCAGCCTCCTGACGACTGCGCTTGCCACCGTACTCCCTCTCCGAATAATGCAAAAATTTGGGTGGACAGAACTAGGGGCTGGGTTGATGTTTGTGTGGCTGTCAGCCCCTGCCGCggtggttggggttttggCCGGCGCCTTTACTGCTCGAATCCCTGGATCAGCCCGTTGGTTGACATCCATTGGGTTTTTGGCGTCGGTTCCTGGTATCTTGTCGCTTGTCTCGGCGACAGGACAGACCACGGAAGACAACCATGGTATTCTCACGAATCCATTACTGTTGACTCTCGCCGCCATATCTTTCGCCATAGGACTGTGCGGAGATCCATTGATCAAGGAGATTACGAACGTAGTGGGACCTACGGCAGTCAACGACCCGTCAAGTGCGGCCGCCCAGGCATCTAGTCTTCCAAATATCGCGGCTGCTTGGGGAGGCTTGGTCGGACCCCTATTTGCTGGCGCCATTACTTGGGTATGGGGGTTCCAGATCTTGGTTCAGTCTTTGGCGCTTGTCGCCGCAACAACCGGTCTGCTGAGCGTCATATTTGTACAAGGCTGGCCTGGTAGTTCTGATGTTGACATGGGTCGGCATCGCGCACAACCTGCAACAGATGAAGAAACAGCTCCTCTTCTGGTCAACGACCATCAAGTTGCCGAGTTCTATCCTGCTGGACGACCAGGTATTTTGAGCAAAGGCAAGAAGAACAGGCCTTTTGCCGAGACTCCAGGCTCTCCTAGCGGCCGCAAGAATCGCACCCACCGTCGGCACTTCAGTGTCGACAACTCCTCAATTACAACGATAACTGGAGCAGGAAGTGTTGAGACGACGGGCGGTCAAGTCCGCCAAGTCCGCTTTCAGGCCTCTCTGGAGGACAGTCCGGATGGGCTTGGGACGAATCAGCCACCCACAAGGGAAAACAGCAATCAATCCAATCCCGAACGTCGCTATGTCATGAGAGAGGCCCCTCACGCACCGACGACTGATCCTCTCTTGGCCGCGGGCAGTAGGTACGTCATTGACGAAGAGAGGTCAGTCGCTGCTGGTACCGAGAGACCGAAGCGCCATGTGGTGGTGTTCGCTGAGGGGACAGCGCCACCAGAGCTGCTGGCACGTCATCGGCACCACACCGTTGCGATCAATGCCTTGGACGGAACCACTCAAATCGTATCGAACAGCACCGATAGTAACCATGCTGTCTCGGTGACAGAGGACAgtggggaggatgccgagTTTTCCGAAGCCACTTCGACGCGTtatgtggtggttgttgtggacgagggtgaagatgagagcaggtga
- a CDS encoding hypothetical protein (EggNog:ENOG503NU60; COG:S) translates to MEFTLTFGAVGDFLALLSLINDIRSALDDCRGSKKTYRDLVESLTLLQKSLEQVVKIYQGPGFASGLQDLGAIAQATVNQVCAALQEFRDRISSKYGSSLASNGSGNVLRDVTRKIQWKFEEKDVEQFRAKVAGLTVSLNLLLDATAVRLIQQSQEATAKRIDNAEKNTTKVVQKFGQSIEKSFRFIGSRIMSKLDFLSSIGIDLKDSAFQIVTLMFTMSRDLTSMGAVLLRLERGVDNGEHFVLEDATGRTLPIHLKTITSWEALEFILNDRFKGRKGERRIRRKLYSLHESASHQEIDRSAMFEDAFVPYQKVDMSIVCRALEVPQADSSGDTGLSSCPWCRTTSPGKLGARVQCPTCKKKFTRVVIELDDDLAAPMAPVTDHTVKPTGKPGPNGEECSECHQPKTPSGNDQRRKHPVDLESDSDEENVTGLAHIILQTKKMRTIKLKEPAIAPLQEASDPKNLDVAGMQHHTAHEEHPLEQPVRKSAEQQPKTSGKPRLPAPRAATIADAEKYGIPSGYWLKNWDPTEEPILLLGSVFDGNSIGKWIYDWTVYDKGPSAPISEMAGEMWLLLIRLTGRIKRSEEVVDRIGDEDDKEVVEEFLEAGDRLMVKFRKLLKACEKPMLETKKEGKLGMEAGVQFVRCMFGREFELKKTERWMTSVRLWNLRFDANCEEVIRKPWMQVATAPEVGGEVNVKS, encoded by the exons ATGGAGTTCACGCTGACATTCGGCGCTGTCGGTGATTTTCTAGCACTTCTCTCACTGATCAACGACATCAGGTCAGCCTTGGACGATTGCCGTGGTTCGAAGAAGACATATCGCGATCTCGTCGAAAGCCTAACGCTACTCCAAAAGTCGCTTGAGCAAGTAGTGAAAATATATCAAGGACCTGGTTTCGCAAGCGGGTTACAGGACTTGGGGGCAATCGCCCAAGCCACTGTCAACCAGGTCTGCGCAGCTCTTCAGGAGTTTCGAGACCGAATCAGCAGCAAATACGGCTCCAGCCTGGCCAGCAACGGGTCAGGGAACGTCTTGAGGGATGTCACTCGAAAGATTCAATGGAAGTTTGAAGAGAAAGATGTCGAGCAGTTCCGCGCGAAGGTGGCGGGACTCACTGTGTCCTTGAACCTTCTTCTCGATGCCACGGCTGT ACGCCTCATACAACAAAGCCAGGAGGCAACGGCCAAACGAATTGACAATGCCGAGAAAAACACAACCAAGGTAGTTCAAAAATTTGGACAGTCGATCGAAAAGTCCTTCAGATTCATCGGTTCACGCATTATGTCGAAACTCGACTTCCTGTCTTCGATAGGGATAGATCTGAAAGACTCGGCATTTCAGATTGTCACCTTGATGTTCACTATGTCGAGAGACCTGACCAGCATGGGGGCAGTTCTCTTGAGGCTTGAGAGAGGTGTCGACAACGGCGAGCACTTTGTGCTTGAAGACGCCACAGGACGCACactccccatccatctcaaGACTATCACATCATGGGAGGCATTAGAGTTCATCTTGAATGATCGGTtcaaggggaggaaaggggagCGCAGAATTCGACGGAAGCTGTACTCGCTGCATGAGAGTGCCAGTCATCAGGAAATCGATCGATCGGCCATGTTTGAAGATGCCTTCGTGCCCTATCAAAAGGTTGACATGAGCATAGTCTGCAGAGCTCTAGAGGTTCCGCAAGCTGATAGCTCAGGTGATACGGGGCTTTCGAGTTGTCCTTGGTGTCGTACCACTTCACCGGGCAAACTGGGAGCTCGCGTGCAATGTCCAACTTGCAAAAAGAAGTTCACTCGGGTGGTAATCGAATTAGACGACGATCTTGCTGCGCCCATGGCCCCTGTCACAGATCACACCGTGAAACCCACTGGAAAACCTGGTCCGAATGGGGAGGAATGCAGCGAGTGCCATcaaccaaaaacacccaGCGGTAATGACCAGAGAAGAAAGCATCCAGTCGATCTGGAATCAGACTCTGATGAAGAAAATGTTACTGGCCTAGCCCACATTATTCTCCAGACCAAGAAAATGCGAACCATCAAACTCAAGGAACCCGCGATTGCACCGCTTCAGGAGGCAAGCGACCCAAAAAACCTAGACGTTGCTGGAATGCAGCACCACACTGCACATGAGGAGCATCCCTTAGAGCAGCCGGTTCGCAAATCAGCAGAGCAACAGCCAAAAACTTCAGGCAAGCCCCGACTACCGGCTCCGCGGGCCGCCACCATTGCAGACGCCGAGAAATATGGCATCCCTTCAGGATATTGGCTCAAAAATTGGGACCCCACCGAGGagcccatcctcctcctgggcTCGGTATTCGATGGTAACTCGATCGGCAAGTGGATCTACGACTGGACTGTCTATGACAAGGGCCCGTCAGCACCGATTTCAGAGATGGCTGGTGAGATGTGGCTGCTTCTTATCAGACTAACCGGCAGAATCAAGCGGAGTGAAGAGGTGGTAGACAGGATAGGGGACGAAGATGATAaggaggttgtggaagaGTTTTTGGAGGCGGGTGACCGGTTGATGGTTAAGTTTCGCAAGCTTCTCAAGGCGTGTGAGAAGCCCATGTTGGAGACcaaaaaggaagggaagCTTGGGATGGAGGCGGGTGTTCAGTTTGTTAGGTGCATGTTTGGTCGGGAGTTTGAGCTGAAGAAGACGGAGAGGTGGATGACTTCGGTTAGGTTGTGGAATTTGAGGTTTGATGCGAATTGTGAGGAGGTGATTAGGAAACCTTGGATGCAAGTTGCGACTGCGCCAGAAGTGGGTGGCGAGGTGAATGTGAAGAGCTAG
- a CDS encoding hypothetical protein (EggNog:ENOG503P1CI; COG:S), giving the protein MKRFRAQQRFRLHELNAAEILAVIKQGLFANPNFQGLRDKQPADCDRLIRELARKSEGVFLWVILAIRNVVESLECHESLDNISKKVDLLPRKLHDLFTTILTSIPESQLSEFCCTLAYALVAARLTAAPGIYEFSSWQASLWSLSRFSFLDEYMQSSSKGIQRSGMMGDEMEQRISRSAAQLLARSRNLLTVSFEGFPHGYFYFIHCSIPEFVVEFLQHGSAAYISTFWTAMVTSMLLQPI; this is encoded by the coding sequence ATGAAACGCTTTCGCGCCCAGCAGAGATTCCGGCTACACGAGCTCAATGCGGCGGAAATTTTGGCAGTCATTAAACAAGGACTGTTTGCAAACCCGAACTTCCAAGGCCTTCGAGACAAACAGCCTGCGGACTGTGATCGCCTCATACGTGAACTAGCGCGCAAGTCCGAAGGCGTCTTCCTTTGGGTCATTTTGGCCATCCGGAATGTGGTCGAGTCATTGGAATGCCATGAGTCACTGGATAATATCAGCAAGAAGGTGGACTTGCTGCCACGAAAACTTCACGATCTCTTCACAACCATCCTCACTTCGATCCCAGAGTCACAGCTGAGCGAGTTTTGCTGCACTCTGGCTTATGCGCTGGTAGCTGCAAGACTAACGGCGGCTCCAGGAATATACGAATTTTCAAGCTGGCAGGCTTCTCTTTGGTCATTGTCTCGGTTTTCATTCTTGGACGAGTATATGCAAAGCTCCAGCAAGGGCATCCAACGTTCCGGAATGATGGGCGACGAGATGGAACAGCGAATTTCGAGGTCTGCGGCACAGTTGTTAGCCCGTTCTCGAAATCTCCTTACAGTTAGTTTCGAAGGCTTTCCACACGGTTACTTCTACTTCATTCACTGTTCCATCCCCGAGTTTGTTGTCGAATTCCTTCAGCATGGTTCCGCTGCCTATATCAGCACCTTCTGGACAGCAATGGTCACTTCAATGCTCTTGCAGCCTATTTAG
- a CDS encoding hypothetical protein (EggNog:ENOG503P1CI; COG:S), producing MRILPGLGLSGSHDVDFETKLLGELSHECLCRYHSDDETAKTLVEQWKTALKKASSQYQKTERTTSKESLSTDSVAHHARTQSPPLSSTESEETTEVMPKDHPEDSTVLKQEAIVEQTIEQSTSASSPRLNSTESASPPAGKTPPKLDFSTPVPGATPSKSPEVSKSTPLFDFTQLFQTPGSHKPTVNPHKGTPAPAAFKYDQSRTPGTSSTADMSHSSLASLNPNENSPSFVFTSSSTPSRPPADTEGSLPKSEDPFRYSGSPIREAGQRIIKSLREVGDMEVPNELDGDISGLGQSIERLRLRLEKGRTLCRSGPDAGSEGDDETSDQDGEKKDGVKEEDSPSCVITCRPTRRIQNASEDCAQIVQKARELSNQRNVLSALQFHVLDQRFQEVATAADNTYSWILDGQDVTPSGDFQEHESKLKAVQLADEWLRKGHGVLHISGKPGAGKSTPMKFLCEHETTYEKLGEWVGDVRKLVLGKFFWRQGTPLQKSLSGLKRALLYSVLKQFPEFIETIFPQHRDPSEYQPGIQPPALSINNKEISDGLIQLLCSPDV from the exons ATGAGAATTCTCCCAGGTCTCGGCCTGTCTGGTTCGCACGATGTCGATTTCGAGACCAAACTTCTCGGCGAGTTGAGCCACGAATGCTTGTGCCGATATCACAGCGACGACGAAACTGCAAAGACCTTGGTGGAGCAGTGGAAGACGGCTTTGAAGAAGGCCAGTTCGCAATATCAGAAGACGGAGCGAACTACATCAAAGGAATCTTTGAGCACGGATTCCGTGGCTCATCACGCTCGAACGCAGTCGCCGCCCCTGAGTTCCACAGAATCGGAGGAGACAACGGAAGTCATGCCCAAGGACCACCCGGAAGACTCTACGGTACTAAAGCAAGAGGCCATCGTTGAACAAACGATAGAGCAGTCAACATCTGCCAGTTCTCCTAGATTAAACTCCACCGAGTcagcatcaccgccagcGGGGAAAACGCCCCCAAAGCTGGACTTTTCTACCCCCGTTCCAGGCGCAACACCGTCCAAATCGCCAGAAGTCAGCAAGTCTACACCTTTATTTGACTTCACTCAGCTCTTCCAGACCCCTGGCTCCCACAAGCCTACAGTCAACCCACACAAAGGCACACCTGCCCCAGCGGCCTTCAAATATGATCAGTCTAGAACTCCCGGCACCTCCAGCACAGCAGACATGTCGCACTCTTCACTCGCAAGTCTTAACCCTAACGAGAATAGCCCTTCCTTTGTCTTCACAAGTTCATCGACTCCTTCTAGGCCTCCAGCCGACACAGAGGGGAGCCTTCCCAAGTCTGAAGATCCTTTCCGATACTCCGGGAGCCCTATTCGCGAGGCTGGGCAGCGAATTATAAAGAGTCTaagggaggttggggatATGGAAGTGCCGAACGAGCTAGACGGTGATATATCAGGGTTGGGGCAGAGTATTGAGAGATTGCGGCTTCGTCTTGAGAAGGGACGCACATTGTGCCGCAGTGGACCAGATGCGGGCTctgaaggtgatgatgagactTCTGACCAGGATGGAGAAAAGAAGGATGgagtgaaggaggaggactcTCCCT CTTGCGTCATCACCTGCCGCCCTACCCGGCGCATTCAGAACGCCTCGGAGGATTGTGCACAAATTGTCCAAAAGGCCAGAGAACTTTCAAACCAGCGCAACGTTTTATCTGCATTACAGTTTCACGTCCTTGATCAGCGATTCCAGGAAGTCGCCACGGCTGCCGACAACACCTACTCATGGATTCTTGATGGCCAGGACGTCACACCCTCAGGCGACTTCCAAGAACACGAGTCGAAGTTGAAAGCCGTTCAGCTTGCAGATGAGTGGCTTCGAAAAGGCCATGGCGTATTGCACATTTCCGGAAAGCCTGGGGCCGGAAAATCAACGCCCATGAAATTTCTCTGCGAACATGAGACTACCTACGAGAAATTGGGAGAGTGGGTTGGCGATGTCAGGAAGTTGGTGCTTGGAAAGTTCTTCTGGAGACAAGGCACTCCCTTACAGAAAAGTCTGTCAGGCCTGAAGCGTGCCCTGCTATACAGCGTCCTGAAGCAGTTCCCAGAATTCATCGAAACCATCTTTCCACAGCATCGGGACCCTTCGGAATATCAACCCGGAATTCAGCCTCCGGCGCTTTCCATTAACAACAAGGAGATCTCGGACGGATTAATTCAGCTGCTGTGTAGTCCCGATGTTTAA
- the YSA1_1 gene encoding ADP-ribose diphosphatase (COG:L; EggNog:ENOG503NZ8Q) — MIARSDESYFPPVQSKMVLAPESEAKVIATEPLPDSEAVWTKLVKKIYLDPKGITRTWESAERRTRPKASGIDGVGIVAILEKPTGPEVVLQKQYRPPLDKIVIELPAGLIDEGETAEEAAVRELKEETGYVCEVIDSSPVMFNDPAFTNTNLKMVHVSVDMSLPQNQNLEPELEENEFIEVFHVKLVDLWEECIRLEKEGYAIDARIANLAEGIEIAKKFRL, encoded by the exons ATGATAGCAAGGTCAGACGAAAGTTATTTTCCTCCAGTGCAATCCAAAATGGTTCTGGCACCAGAATCCGAAGCAAAAGTAATAGCCACCGAGCCACTT CCGGATAGTGAAGCAGTCTGGACCAAACTCGTCAA GAAAATCTACCTCGATCCCAAAGGCATAACCCGCACCTGGGAATCCGCCGAGCGCCGCACCCGCCCCAAAGCATCCGGCATCGACGGCGTGGGCATCGTCGCCATCCTCGAAAAGCCCACCGGTCCCGAAGTCGTTCTCCAGAAGCAATACCGCCCACCCCTGGACAAGATCGTCATCGAGCTCCCCGCCGGCCTCATCGACGAGGGCGAGACGGCAGAAGAAGCCGCCGTTCGTGAGCTAAAGGAGGAGACTGGTTACGTCTGCGAGGTGATAGATTCCTCGCCCGTCATGTTCAACGACCCCGCCTTTACGaacaccaacctcaagaTGGTGCACGTCAGTGTCGATATGAGCTTGCCGCAGAATCAAAACCTGGAGccggagctggaggagaatgagTTCATCGAGGTGTTTCACGTGAAGCTTGTTGATTTGTGGGAGGAGTGTATACGactggagaaggaagggTACGCGATTGATGCTAGGATAGCGAATTTGGCCGAGGGTATTGAGATTGCAAAGAAGTTCAGGCTGTGA